The following are encoded in a window of Phaseolus vulgaris cultivar G19833 chromosome 3, P. vulgaris v2.0, whole genome shotgun sequence genomic DNA:
- the LOC137808539 gene encoding glutamate receptor 3.6-like, with the protein MIRVELVVLMVLFEGLFSAGAVSDNSTIPALVNIGVLYSFNTSVGKMVKTAVEAAVEDVNSDPSILGQTTLKLSMQEDTKYRGFLSIAEALQLMATQTVAIIGPQTSTTAHVISHIANELQVPLLSFTATDPTLSSLQFPFFIRTAFSDIYEMTAIADLVNYFEWREVIAVYGDDDHGRNGMGALGDKLAERRCKISFKAPMTPEATREEITDVLVQVALAESRVIVLHTSTAWGPKVLSVAKSLGMMENGYVWITTTFLSTWLDIHSPLSSDATDDMQGVITLRMYVPDSKLKRWFVSRWTNLTTAGNSSNGTLGLSTYGIFAYDTVFALAHALDAFFKRGNQITFSHDPKLSQIRGDNMHLDAVKIFNEGNLLRKHIYEVNMTGVSGLFKYASDGNLVNPAYEIINVIGTGTRRVGYWSNYTGLSIVSPEELYSKPPNRSSASQKLLPVFWPGETTQKPRGWVFPNSGRMLRIGVPKRVSYRDFVSQVQGTDMFKGFCIDVFLSAVNLLPYAVPYKFVSYGDGDNNPSNTELVRLITADVFDAAVGDITITTERTKMVDFTQPYIESGLVVVASVKKMDSNAWAFLKPFTPMMWTVTAIFFLLVGAVVWILEHRLNDDFRGTPRQQLVTILWFSFSTMFFAHRENTVSTLGRFVLLIWLFVVLIINSSYTASLTSILTVQQLSSPVKGIDSLINSKEPIGYLQGSFTRTYLIEEIGIDESRLVPLKTQEETSKALNNGPQKGGVAAYVDERAYIELFLSSRCEFSIVGQEFTRNGWGFAFPRDSPLAVDLSTAILELAENGDLQRIHDKWLLSSACLSQGAKLEVDRLKLRSFWGLYLVCGLACILALLIYLVQTMRQYSKHGREELESSGHGSGSSRLRTFLSFVDEKEEIVKSRVKRKKIEGMSYRSTSEVGSSIISNKDYSQASSNRIDSATEI; encoded by the exons ATGATTCGAGTTGAGCTTGTGGTGTTGATGGTTCTCTTCGAAGGGTTATTTTCAGCTGGAGCTGTATCGGATAATTCCACCATACCTGCTTTGGTAAACATTGGAGTTCTCTATTCTTTCAATACCAGTGTTGGTAAAATGGTGAAAACTGCTGTAGAAGCGGCGGTTGAAGATGTAAATTCTGATCCATCTATTCTTGGTCAAACTACGTTGAAGCTCTCAATGCAAGAAGAtaccaaatacagaggatttTTGAGCATTGCTGAGG CCTTGCAGCTGATGGCGACACAAACTGTGGCTATAATTGGCCCCCAGACCTCTACAACAGCTCATGTCATATCTCATATAGCAAATGAGCTCCAAGTTCCTCTGCTATCATTCACAGCCACTGACCCTACCCTTTCTTCTCTTCAATTCCCATTCTTTATTAGAACTGCTTTTAGTGACATTTATGAAATGACTGCAATAGCAGACCTTGTTAACTACTTTGAATGGAGAGAGGTTATTGCAGTTTATGGTGATGATGACCATGGGAGGAATGGAATGGGTGCATTAGGGGATAAGCTAGCCGAGAGGCGTTGCAAGATTTCATTTAAAGCACCTATGACTCCTGAGGCAACTAGAGAGGAGATTACTGATGTACTTGTTCAGGTGGCCCTGGCAGAATCCAGGGTTATAGTTCTTCACACAAGTACTGCTTGGGGTCCAAAAGTGTTAAGTGTGGCAAAGTCTCTGGGGATGATGGAAAATGGGTATGTCTGGATAACAACTACTTTTCTCTCTACATGGCTGGATATACACAGCCCTCTATCTTCTGATGCAACGGATGACATGCAAGGGGTCATTACACTTCGTATGTATGTACCAGATTCAAAGCTCAAAAGATGGTTTGTTTCTAGATGGACAAACTTGACTACTGCTGGAAATAGTAGTAATGGTACCCTTGGTCTGAGTACTTATGGTATCTTTGCATATGATACTGTGTTTGCTCTTGCTCATGCACTTGATGCATTTTTCAAACGAGGGAATCAAATTACATTTTCACATGATCCAAAGCTATCTCAAATACGTGGAGACAACATGCATCTTGATGCCGTGAAAATCTTCAACGAAGGAAATCTGTTGCGTAAACATATCTATGAGGTTAATATGACTGGAGTATCAGGCCTATTCAAGTATGCATCTGATGGAAACCTTGTTAATCCAGCTTATGAAATCATCAATGTGATTGGAACAGGAACCCGGAGGGTTGGTTATTGGTCTAATTACACTGgattatcaattgtttctccAGAAGAACTTTATTCAAAACCACCTAATCGATCCAGTGCAAGCCAAAAGCTACTCCCTGTGTTTTGGCCAGGAGAAACAACCCAAAAGCCCCGTGGTTGGGTTTTTCCAAACAGTGGAAGGATGTTAAGAATTGGAGTGCCAAAAAGGGTTAGTTACCGGGATTTTGTCTCTCAAGTACAAGGCACTGACATGTTCAAGGGATTCTGCATTGATGTATTTCTTTCTGCAGTGAACTTGTTGCCCTATGCTGTCCCCTATAAATTTGTTTCATATGGAGATGGTGACAACAATCCTAGTAACACTGAACTTGTCCGTCTTATCACAGCGGAT GTTTTTGATGCTGCAGTAGGTGACATTACAATTACAACAGAAAGAACAAAGATGGTGGATTTTACTCAGCCATATATTGAGTCTGGTCTGGTGGTAGTAGCATCAGTTAAGAAGATGGATTCCAATGCTTGGGCATTTCTTAAACCATTTACGCCAATGATGTGGACTGTCACAGCTATCTTTTTTCTATTAGTGGGAGCTGTTGTTTGGATTTTAGAGCATAGGCTGAATGATGATTTCAGGGGAACTCCCAGACAACAACTAGTCACAATTTTGTG GTTTAGTTTTTCAACCATGTTCTTTGCTCACA GGGAAAATACAGTGAGCACTCTTGGTCGCTTTGTGCTGCTTATATGGTTATTTGTAGTTCTAATAATTAACTCAAGTTACACGGCTAGCTTGACATCAATCCTCACAGTGCAACAACTTTCTTCACCTGTTAAAGGCATTGACTCTTTAATAAATAGCAAAGAGCCTATTGGCTACTTGCAGGGTTCATTTACTCGAACTTATTTGATTGAGGAAATCGGTATTGATGAATCCAGACTGGTTCCTCTGAAAACACAGGAAGAAACTTCAAAAGCACTAAACAATGGTCCCCAGAAGGGTGGTGTTGCTGCATATGTTGATGAGCGTGCTTACATAGAACTTTTCCTTTCTAGCCGGTGCGAGTTTAGCATTGTAGGTCAAGAGTTCACCCGAAATGGTTGGGGATTT GCTTTTCCACGGGACTCACCATTAGCAGTGGATCTTTCAACTGCCATATTGGAGTTGGCAGAGAATGGAGACTTACAAAGGATCCATGACAAATGGCTTTTGAGCAGTGCCTGCTTATCACAAGGTGCAAAGCTTGAAGTGGACAGACTCAAGTTGAGAAGCTTCTGGGGCCTCTATCTGGTGTGTGGATTGGCATGTATTCTTGCTCTCCTCATATATCTTGTTCAGACCATGAGACAGTACTCCAAACACGGCCGGGAGGAACTGGAGTCTTCTGGCCATGGCTCAGGATCTTCACGTCTGCGCACATTCCTTTCATTTGTAGATGAAAAGGAAGAGATTGTCAAGAGCCGtgtgaagagaaagaaaatagaGGGCATGTCCTACAGGAGCACAAGTGAGGTAGGATCATCCATCATCTCCAACAAAGATTATTCTCAGGCATCATCAAACAGAATTGATTCAGCTACTGAAATCTAA